The Stegostoma tigrinum isolate sSteTig4 chromosome 18, sSteTig4.hap1, whole genome shotgun sequence sequence AAACGTCAGTGCAGTTTTGAGGCAAGCAGACACGTGCCCCAGGCTTGGTCCTACAGTAGTAGCATATCCCTGAAGAGGGCATCTAAAGCTCCAGATGCGAGCGTGAAAATAGCAACTGCGCCAAACAGCCATCCTGTGAGGGGGTCACAGGATTGCAATGTTACAAATGGCCACTGTAGTTGTTATTTCTGCGATAAGTATAACAATATCAATATCAATTCATGCACTAAGGGCCTGTGTAGTTGGCAAGCTGCAGACCTTACCCTGATGTGGCCAACACACCCCAGGATTATCAAAGCAAAAAAGTTGTTCAGCTTTATAtaagaataaaacaattcaagatCATCACTAAGCTTCTGTTTCACAAAAATCACACAACTTTCTACAAACCTAATCTCATTTCCTCCCGGGTTCTTCTGTCTGATTTCCATTTCATCTCAGTACAACTCTAAATCCCTCTCATTAGCACACTCTGAACTTATCTTCAAACCACTTCAAAGGCACCGTCTCCCCATCACGACATCCCTTCGCCCCTCTCCGACATACTCGATCACCAGACCTCATCCCCCCTTTAtcaattcatttctttttcttgacTGTTCCCATTCTTTTAGTCCATTTCCATGCCGACACATCAAGTGCCAATTCTCCTCTTGGACCCAAAGGTAAAGTTTTGAGCTTTAAAGAATTTCCATTCCACGCGTTTTCTCACAAAGGCCATCCTTCACAACGCCAACAAaaggtgataacacagtgtggagctggatgaatacagcaggccaagcagcatctcaggagcacaaaagctgatgtttcgggcctgctctctgatgaagggtctaggcccgaaacgtcagcttttatgctcctaagatgctgcctggcctgctgtgttcatccagcttcacactttgttatctcggattctccagcttctgcagttctcattatcgcCAACAAAAGGTGAGCAGCTCGAAAGGGGATTTGGACAGTTTTCAGACTGGACACTGGGACCTGGCACGGCTTCATGATTAACAGGAGCAGGACAATGAAGCCACTGACAGGGACGTTAGAAAAATGTTGCCCCTGTGTATAGTGACTTGTTAAAAGCAGCACCGTAAACGCTTCGCACGCAAAATGCACACAAGGACTTCTCACTGTTACATTTCTTCTGGAGAATTCCAATCATCTAGAGGCCATTAGCCactttataaataatttgattgTCCAGTAAACATGTTGTTTGTGCAAGCAAAGGTACATGATGCAGAGGCAGCCTGGTTCTCAATCATTGGATCCAATGGTTTTAGGTTTTTGTGCAAAGCCAATGTCTTCAGATTTGAAGGCCACTCCTGTTGGTCATATTTGCATGTTTGAAGCATGCCCTGTTAATTCTGAGCACGCCTCCGAGGCTATTCCTCTCGGCCAAGTTAACCCGGTTTCCCAGTCGCTCTCAAAGCCTCTTCAAGCTTAGCTCTGTACTCTCTATAGCGCCTCTTCAAGTGCTGAAACTGATCTTCTTCCTCTTTCGCCAATATCCTCAGGAAGTTCTGCAGCTCCGGGAGACTGAAAGCTTCCCACTGCCGAGCAAGCAACATGGTTAGAGGCACGGGGTAGACAACTGTCCAAAGAAGCCAAGACAAAAAGAACTCAAAAAGCTGGAATTATAgcacataaaaaccgaaagaactgcggatgctgtgaatcaggaacagaaacaaagtcgctggaaaaacccagcaggtctggcagcctctgtgagggaaaaaaatcAGCGAGGAGGGTGGGTttgggagtaaacaataggatagagcccaaagagaggggaagacagttggacagacaaaggaattgctaatgatcaggctgggagggtgaatagttgttaatggggactgttagtgactaacgacaggggtgtgtaatggcaggctgtgtgataacaaggcctggtgtccGGGGtaggggggctgggacatgggagagtttaggccctaaagttattgaactcgatatcgaGTCCGGAGGGCTGTGAAATTGCAGCACAGATGGTGAACCAGATTGATCAGCATTTCTAATGCACTGAGGTCACACAGAGTTAATGTGTGTctccgagacacacacacacccaaaactCAAGCAAATCTCCAGCGGCTCTGATGGTAACTATATCCGAAGAGTAAAAAATTCAGAAATAGGGGCTGAACAGGCCAAGCCATCCATAGGAATATGGAAACTAGGAGTGGATAGGTCATTTTGAGCTTCAAGCCTACACCACAGTACATGGtagatcctctatctcaatgctatattcccactttctccactgGACGCCTTTCAAATCTAAAAATAAATCGATCTATTCAATACTTTTGAAGTAGACATGTCAGTTATAATTTAGGAAATGACCTCTTCTGTTGGAATTACAGAATCCCCTACAGTGCAGgagaagcccttcagcccatcacgtcctCAGTGACTcgctgaacagcatcccacccagaatatGCCAGTAGACACCCCAaccccatttcccatggctaacccacttagcctgcacatccctagacactatggtacggccagtccacctaacctgcatatctttggactgtgggaggaaaccggagcacctggaggaaacccacgcagacacggggagaatgtgcaaactccacacagtcaccccgagggtgggatcgaacccaggtccctggtgctgtgaggtaaaagtgttaaccactgagccgccgtgctgcCCAAAGCAGAACATATGATTTTTCTGGaatgtttggggtggggggatagATAAGGAATGTAGAAAAAGTACAGAAAGGGAAAGCGACCACAAGAGGCAGAGACTGAGTCACTTACCAGCACCTCCCCTGTCTCATGCTCACGGAGTACAAAAGTCAAAGCATCAGCTCCAGGTCCCGCAAGCAAGCGGAGGCAAAGAGGCTGCTCACTGTTCAGCAGTTTGCTCATGTGGACTGCAAACAGAAAGACACAAACAACATTGGCGAATGGGTATTGGTGTTGTAAAGCTGCAGTTCTCAAATTCTTTCACCGACAGAAATCACCAACCAccgtgccccccacccccccgaccgaCCCCGAACAACCGAAGGCCCACCACCTCTCCTACTTTCTTTCCAAGCCAAGCGAAAACAACACAGGCACAGGTAAATGCAGGTAAGATCTGTCTCCTGTTGGGGCATCTGTCGCTGGGGatacaacttttaaaataaagggGAATGCCTCTCAGGTGTGGAACGAGAATgtcttttactcagagggttCTGAACCTTTAGCATTCTCtaacccagagggctgtggaagctcattcTTTGAGTACATTTCGTGGCAGAAATGAATAGACTTCTGATCGCCAACAAACATACGTCGATGGGTATGGGTGAGGCAAAAGGGGTTGAAGAGTTTGACCAGCCATAATCGCATTGAATGGACAGGAGAGGCTTGATGGAATGAACAGCCTACTCCAATTCCTGTGTTCCTGGAGTTAATGAAAAGAATGGTACTGCTTTCAATAAGATCCCTGTACAGAATCATAAAATCGGTAGAACgtggaatgaggccattcagcccatcaggtcctgCACTAGTCCTGCCAAAgtatcccacccaatccctgcatttcccatggctaatccacctaatctatgtacctttggactatgggaggaagcttGCACAGATAAGGTGAGAACATGCAGGCTTCACACAGACGATGACCCAAGGGTGGGATACCACccggtctctggcgctgtgaggctgtaatGCTAAGCACTGAGCTACCCCAGGCACTGACTGTTTCCTGGTGTCATTCAGACCGTCTCCTTTCCCGGTTTTTGCTCCCACAGTATTAAAAATCCAACTGCTGTACGTTGTAACACGAGCAACATGAGCTTTCAGTCAGAGGCTGGTGAGTCTCTATAACTGGTCAGCCCCTCAGGACTGCGTGAGCTCAGGCACTGAATACATTCAGGTTGATCAGTATCTCATACTAAAGATATCAGGGGAGGATGGAGGTAGCATGGCAAAATAGCATTGCGGCAAAAGACCACCCACGATCTTGGTGGAACAGCACGGCCGGCttgtggggccaaatggcctacacctgctgcTATTTCCTATGGTCCTGTGTGGATTCTTGTGCTTCCAACACCCTGAGCCTTGTACACAGGAACCAGCCTGGTCATTGGGAGTGGTGGGAATAAGGGTTCCAGCCTGTTTCATCATAACCTCAGCCTGTGGCATTGGGCCTCACAGCATGGCGTTTCAGACCAGTTCACGACAACCTAGAAAATCCCTGCGCACAACCAAATCAGGGAATAACTTCCATAACGCCTGTTGGGATTGCACACTCTGCTAGTTCATTGGCAACAGAACAGAATCTCCCTCCGGACCACCTTCCAAAAGGTAAAGAGTGTGGCTTCTAGTGACTTGAGGCACTGTAGGAACTCATTCAGCTGATTAAGGAGCCCCTCGAATCTGCTTTGGATCTAAGCTGAGGACGTCACTGAGCACAGGCTGAcaggtgaatggaacttggtgtgGGTGTGatcctatagaacatagaacattacagcacagtacaggcccttcggccttcgatgttgtgccgacctgtcataccgatctgaagcccatctaacctacactattccatgtacgtccattatATAGATTATTGATTTAGGCAACCACGGCACAGGAAGGAACCTGGAGTCAGTGGCCTATGGGGGTAGAACAGTcttcagaagatctggcagcatctgtggagaggaatagAATTCACATTCCAAAGCTAGCACAACTCTCCTTCACATATGCTGAAGCATACCAGagtcgaaatgttaactctgtttctctctccccaggtgctgctgggcctgccaaGTTTCTCAAGTATTCTTCGTgtgtgttttagatttccagcatccacagtccttcgCTTTTTGCCATGTGGATTGAGCTGGTTAACATCTAGCCAAGCGTGAGAATGCaaaaaactgtgtgtgtgtgctccaCGTGTCTGTGCCCGTCTGTtttgtgtgtcagcgtgtgtgagtgtgcgtgtttgagtgtgtgtgcgagtgtgtgtgtctgtgtgtgtgtgtgagagtgcgtctgtgtgtgtgtctgtgtgagagtgtatgtgagagtgtgtctgtgtgacagtgtgtgcgtgtctgtgtgtgtgagtgtgtgtctgtgtgagagtgagtgtacgtgagtgtgaatgtgtgtaagtgtgtgtgtaagagtgtctgtgtatgtgtgagagagaaagacagagagagaaaatgtgtgtgcgtatgtgtgcgtgtatgagtgtgagaatgagagagagtgagtgtctgtctgtcagtgtgtgcgcatgcgtgtgagtgagtgcctgtgtgtgtgagagagagagagagagtgtgcatttgcatgtgtgtgtgcgtgtgtgtgtgcgcatgtatgtgtgcgtgtatacACGTACCGGAAGGAAGCATGTGGAGTTAATATCAATCACACCATAAAATCTACATTCATTCTCAGGACTATGAAGGACACAGCTTCAGAGTGGTGTAAATGTGTTTGTATGTGGGTCAAGCGCCCAGCTAATGGGGAATGGGGAAAGAGACGAGGAAAGCCGTGAAGACAATGTTAATTCAGCTTTAAGAAAGACTCTGCAGTTCCTCCACCTAACCATTTCAAAGGGAACACTTTCTGAAACAAGCCTGTCCTGTTCACAACCCAgagggaggatgttttccctaaCGAGAACAATAACAGCACTGCTTTGGACAAAATGTCACTATGCCCAGTATTCAAGAAGAATAAGGATTATTTGACTTGGACCTGAATAGGCTTTTTATTTACCAAATGAGCTACCTGTAGGCTTTTATCAAAAAGTCACAATACTGCACTATATTCGCAGCTAAGGTGAATAAGACTACAAAAGCAGGAATCAAGCATTCCTTTATATAATAACAGTTAATATGTACAAAATAACTCAAACAATTTGTTCTAATCAAGTTAGCaagaattatgtttttttttccttcctgaCAATTATGTTTTATGTAAGAGATGGAAaaggagaaacagtgggactgaatgTTACCAGTAGCAATGGGTTTCAAGAAATAAATTGAGGTCAATTCTCCCGGTTCATTagtgagggaatgccgcactgtcagcgGTGCTGTCTCTTTGGATGCAACTTCTAAGATCCTACCAACTCCCTCAAATGACAGTAAAGATCCCACAACATGTAGGGCTTGACGAAGAGTCCAGGAGTTGTCCTGGCCCATATTTAAGCCTCAATGAGACTAAGAGACCTGCTAACAGTGCAGACGCTGGAGTtctgtgttggagaaactcagtgggatCTGGGAGCAGAGAAATAGAGTATATGTTTCTTTTCcccatgactcttcttcagaactgaagcatCTGCatcctgaagaaaagtcatactggAATCGAAGCATTAACTCCTTCTCCCCATAAATGCGGCCAGGCTGGCTGAGATTCTCCTGCTTTTATTACTAACTAACCTGGTCATTATCCCACTGTATGTCTGGGAGAGAGTGCCTATGAATTATAATGGTGGatgcctttattcattcaggggatgagggcattgctggctgggcagcatttattgcccattcctaattgctcagagtcaaccacattggtgtgggtctggagtcacacataggccagaccaggtaaggacggcagtttccttctctgaaagacatgagtgaaccagataggttttttcccccaacaatcagcatggattcacaatcatcacaagatttttaatttcagatactttatcaaattcaaactccaccatctgccatggtgggattcaaacacaggtccccagtATGTTACCTGgttccctggattaacagtccagcaagattaccactagaccattgcctcccctacaaAGAAATGATGCTACAAAGAAAGTACTTCACTGGCAGCAAAAGGCACTACGCAAATGCATGTACAGTCCTTCTTCACTTGCTGCCTTTTAAAAAAGGAGGATTTCTACCTCGCTCCAGGGCAGGTTTACCTTGCTTACCGCTGTGGGACTGCTGGAAGAGAGCAAACTTGGCAGGGTTATCAGCAACCATGAACTTCTTCAGCAAAGCCTCGATGACTTCCTTCACCGTGTTGGTGCTGCTGATGTGGAGGGTGTTTGTAGTGCCCTTGGGCATATAGAAGGCAGTCTCATTGTTGTTGTTGTACAGATGGCCTCCGTGTGTTATCATGGACCGTATGGTGATAGGCCTGCGCAGGTCCATCTGAACTTTGATAAAGCCAGTGTACACACCATCGGAATTCTAGGGAAGTAAAGAAATGCAAGTTAGAAAATAAAACGTGTCTCTGCGGTTTCACAGGCACCAGAATCGAGATAAGAGTTTCCCTGTGAAATTATCGAGTGAGACAAAACAAGGAGCCGTGAACGCTGGAGATCTcttgagggaaaacatcctccctcTGGGCTGTGAACAGGACAGGCTTGTTTCAGAAAGTGTTCCCTTTGAAATGGTGAGGTGGAGGAACTGCAGAGTCTTTCTTAAAGCTGAATTAACATTGTCTTCACGGCTTTCCTCGTCTCTTTCCCCATTCCCCATCAGCTGGGCGCCTGGCCCACATACCAAAACAGGAATtgcgggagaaactcagcaggtctggcagcatctgtagacagaaaaagcagagttaatatttcgagtctggtgtgactcttcttcagaattatcGAGTTGTGCTTTCTGGTGATAGAAACATCGAAAATAGatgcgggagtaggccattcagcccttcgagcctgcaccaccaatcaataagatcatggctgatcatgtaatctcagtatccccttcctgctttctctccagaccccttgatccctttagccgcaaGGGCCATGTcgagctccctcttgaatatatgtAATGAGCTGGCCCCAGCAGTATCCtgtaggagagaattccacaggttcacacctcttctaagtgaagaaattcttcctcctctcagtcctgaGTGGTTTACTCACTATTAGACTGTGCCCCTAGTTCTGGACGTAGCCAACATCAGCACCactcttcctgcatctaacctgtccagtcccatcaggattttatatgtttctatgagacccCCTCCCTCtagttcttctaaattccagccaATTCAAGTCCAGTTAATCCAGTCTTTCCGcatatgccagtcctgccatcccgggaatcagtcagctggaccttcgctggac is a genomic window containing:
- the rassf3 gene encoding ras association domain-containing protein 3 isoform X2 translates to MTWTSTMSSGYSSLEEDSEEYFFTARTSFFKKPQVKPKPDEEVEKEREPQKVLTKEEIQQKIESYNSNATDKLKMTLNSDGVYTGFIKVQMDLRRPITIRSMITHGGHLYNNNNETAFYMPKGTTNTLHISSTNTVKEVIEALLKKFMVADNPAKFALFQQSHSVHMSKLLNSEQPLCLRLLAGPGADALTFVLREHETGEVLWEAFSLPELQNFLRILAKEEEDQFQHLKRRYREYRAKLEEALRATGKPG
- the rassf3 gene encoding ras association domain-containing protein 3 isoform X1, with protein sequence MTWTSTMSSGYSSLEEDSEEYFFTARTSFFKKPQVKPKPDEEVEKEREPQKVLTKEEIQQKIESYNSNATDKLKMTLNSDGVYTGFIKVQMDLRRPITIRSMITHGGHLYNNNNETAFYMPKGTTNTLHISSTNTVKEVIEALLKKFMVADNPAKFALFQQSHSGKQVHMSKLLNSEQPLCLRLLAGPGADALTFVLREHETGEVLWEAFSLPELQNFLRILAKEEEDQFQHLKRRYREYRAKLEEALRATGKPG